Proteins encoded in a region of the Mercenaria mercenaria strain notata chromosome 1, MADL_Memer_1, whole genome shotgun sequence genome:
- the LOC123534988 gene encoding cytochrome c oxidase assembly factor 6 homolog produces the protein MSAPPTKQERQKCYLARDAHFKCLEEHNDDIYKCTITLAEFEKNCPKMWVKHFERTRERLLLDKLRQQGRAASNS, from the exons ATGTCTGCGCCACCAACCAAACAGGAGCGACAAAAATGTTACTTAGCCAGGGACGCTCATTTCAAGTGTCTAGAAGAACACAATGAtgatatatacaaatgtacaattaCATTAGCAGAGTTTGAGAAAAATTGTCCTAAAATGTGG GTAAAGCACTTTGAACGGACTCGGGAGCGATTGCTGTTAGACAAATTACGACAACAGGGAAGGGCAGCTTCGAACTCctga